The following proteins are co-located in the Actinomycetota bacterium genome:
- a CDS encoding ester cyclase, with amino-acid sequence MSEANITAVRRLTQVGFVGGEIDVVDEVVADECIDHDPMPGQGQGREGQRHTCQMVVNGLSNRSTLRDEFLAVGDTVIENWVFQGTHTGEFLGVPATGKQLQVRGIEIWRLANGKIVERWGVVDAAGVMEQLAS; translated from the coding sequence ATGTCCGAAGCGAACATCACCGCCGTGCGTCGACTCACCCAGGTAGGCTTCGTCGGCGGCGAGATCGACGTCGTCGACGAGGTCGTAGCCGACGAGTGCATCGACCACGACCCCATGCCCGGGCAGGGCCAGGGCCGCGAAGGCCAGCGGCACACGTGCCAGATGGTGGTCAACGGCCTCTCGAACCGCAGCACGCTGCGCGACGAGTTCCTGGCCGTCGGCGACACGGTCATCGAGAACTGGGTCTTCCAGGGAACCCATACCGGCGAGTTCCTGGGAGTGCCCGCCACCGGCAAGCAGCTCCAGGTTCGGGGCATCGAGATCTGGCGGCTGGCGAACGGCAAGATCGTCGAGCGCTGGGGCGTCGTGGACGCAGCGGGTGTGATGGAGCAGCTGGCGTCATGA
- a CDS encoding TetR/AcrR family transcriptional regulator, giving the protein MRAVVQSTKAGSPRARAMRREVDVATRERVLEAAVASILERGFYRASSNEIARRAGVTWGVIQHHFGTREALLLAVLEDGANRFVDLVAGAAIEGATATARVDELLSLLAEHYGTPRYLAYLQILLNMDHDPHTSTDVRRTMRSVAERSNQHLRRLIGEALDPVADDPDLAATVFLALRGFALSQQLRGTMGYDAVGAKKTRVGEQRRLLSHMIGSYLDEAAGWPKRRHVSRHSR; this is encoded by the coding sequence ATGCGAGCTGTGGTGCAGTCAACGAAGGCCGGCTCCCCGCGGGCGAGAGCCATGCGGCGCGAGGTCGACGTCGCAACACGGGAGCGGGTGCTCGAAGCGGCCGTGGCGTCGATCCTGGAGCGTGGCTTCTACCGGGCGAGCAGCAATGAGATCGCCCGTCGAGCCGGGGTGACATGGGGCGTGATCCAGCACCACTTCGGCACGCGGGAAGCGCTGCTGCTCGCCGTGCTCGAGGACGGCGCGAACCGATTCGTCGACCTCGTCGCGGGCGCGGCCATCGAAGGTGCGACGGCGACAGCTCGCGTCGACGAGCTGCTGTCGCTTCTAGCCGAGCACTACGGGACACCGCGCTACCTCGCCTACCTACAGATCCTCCTGAACATGGATCACGACCCGCACACGAGCACCGACGTGCGACGTACGATGCGCTCGGTGGCCGAGCGCTCCAACCAGCACTTGCGGCGGCTGATCGGCGAAGCCCTCGATCCCGTGGCGGATGACCCCGATCTCGCCGCAACGGTGTTCCTCGCGCTGCGCGGCTTCGCGCTGAGCCAGCAGCTGCGGGGCACGATGGGTTACGACGCCGTTGGTGCGAAGAAGACTCGGGTGGGCGAGCAGCGCCGGCTGCTCTCCCACATGATCGGCTCCTACCTCGATGAAGCCGCCGGTTGGCCAAAGCGGCGGCATGTCAGCCGCCACTCGCGCTGA
- a CDS encoding dienelactone hydrolase family protein, translating to MTDGIVAETITMTGNGGDEIEAYLAHPLDGDDRPGVVVLHHMPGYDRATKEIVRTFAVYGYVALMPNLFHRYAPGAKADDAAAAARDAGGVPDEQCLGDVQGAIEVLRRRPESNGKVGVIGYCSGGRQAFLVACTLDVDAAVDCYGGRANVDLAPELRCPLLGLFGADDQSPSPDDVAAMAKALEANGKTFDFHSYEGAGHAFFSVDRPSYRLDAARDGWKQIWAFYDRHLKGT from the coding sequence ATGACCGATGGCATCGTCGCGGAGACGATCACGATGACCGGCAACGGTGGTGACGAGATCGAGGCGTACCTCGCTCATCCGCTCGACGGCGACGACCGGCCCGGCGTCGTGGTGCTCCACCACATGCCGGGCTATGACCGCGCCACGAAAGAGATCGTCCGCACGTTCGCCGTCTACGGCTACGTCGCCCTGATGCCGAACCTCTTTCACCGCTACGCACCGGGGGCGAAGGCAGATGACGCGGCCGCGGCCGCACGCGACGCCGGTGGCGTGCCCGACGAACAGTGCCTCGGCGATGTGCAGGGTGCGATCGAGGTCCTACGACGGCGGCCCGAGTCGAACGGGAAGGTCGGCGTGATCGGCTACTGCTCCGGCGGGCGCCAAGCCTTCCTGGTCGCGTGCACGCTCGACGTCGATGCAGCCGTCGACTGCTACGGCGGACGGGCGAACGTCGATCTCGCTCCGGAGCTGCGCTGCCCGCTTCTCGGGCTCTTCGGCGCCGACGACCAGAGCCCGTCACCCGACGACGTCGCCGCGATGGCGAAGGCGCTCGAGGCCAACGGCAAGACCTTCGACTTCCATTCCTACGAGGGCGCCGGCCACGCGTTCTTCTCTGTCGACCGCCCCTCCTACCGGCTCGACGCGGCAAGAGACGGATGGAAGCAGATCTGGGCGTTCTACGACAGGCATTTGAAGGGGACGTGA
- a CDS encoding CoA transferase, producing the protein MKGGAVATRRLAEKMAGVLDGIRVVDVSHGVAGPMTTMMLADNGADVVRVERGRDEPAAGQTGLRVWNRGKRSVEIDLESGAGQDALATLLRAADVVVHTPSGIESHAVRAIVAAATVENPRLIVCSISGYGDHPLHRDRPDLDGLVAARTGLLFDQKGRRGTPMEFISGRPGPLPELDASEGLVRGADRPGPVFPRTPWPSIGATYLATLGVMAALRARELTGRGQVVETSLLRGALAATCLNWQRVEDPDAPLYWMWPADARSIEGLYECADGRWVHHWTVRPSWVLSSAEGDDLVVAGSDGLYRDDPDRISMEPDGLLVGTFLHPQLAEAFKKFPSADWVAAGDAAQMGVALVRSPAQALADEAFLADGCVVEVVDPELGSIRLCGPLLELSDAPGAVRAPAPRRGQHTAEVLAEAAWAPAPAPTGAGATLAHPLTGVRVIDLGLGVAGPFAGRMLADLGADVVKVNAKHDVYWCGTHMGLGTNRGKRSIALDLKHESGRAILERLIESSDVVTMNWRPGAAARLGLDYETLTAKYPKLVYCSSRGYERGPRSDLPGTDQTAAALTGTEWEDGACDAGNPPLWSRSNMGDTGNALLSAIAITAALYHRDRTGRGQQVGTSIVNAGLLHTSYAWIHADGTPSDWGHVDGGQHGLSCWYRLFECAEGTWIFLAALDAVEQATTLAALGADAEVRDDPDALTAALEHGFRTRSAAEWFALLDAASVPVEVVDEEFCRNVFDDPHARADELIAETSSGAVGRFEDPGLLVRFSETPGVIQRGPSMCGEHSRDLLVELGYADGEIDAFVEGGAILDAPVVKE; encoded by the coding sequence ATGAAGGGCGGAGCCGTGGCCACGAGGAGGCTCGCCGAGAAGATGGCTGGTGTGCTGGACGGGATCCGCGTCGTGGATGTCTCGCACGGGGTGGCGGGCCCGATGACCACGATGATGTTGGCGGACAACGGTGCCGACGTGGTGCGCGTCGAACGTGGCCGCGACGAGCCCGCGGCCGGACAGACCGGCTTGCGGGTGTGGAACCGGGGGAAACGCAGTGTCGAGATCGACCTCGAATCCGGCGCGGGCCAGGACGCGCTGGCGACGTTGCTGCGTGCGGCCGACGTGGTCGTGCACACCCCCTCTGGCATCGAATCCCACGCGGTCCGCGCGATCGTGGCCGCTGCCACGGTTGAGAACCCTCGGCTGATCGTTTGCAGCATCAGCGGGTACGGCGATCACCCGCTCCACCGTGATCGGCCGGACCTCGACGGGTTGGTCGCGGCGCGCACCGGTTTGCTGTTCGACCAGAAGGGTCGCCGAGGCACGCCGATGGAGTTCATCAGCGGGCGCCCCGGGCCGCTGCCCGAGCTGGACGCGAGCGAAGGGCTCGTGCGCGGCGCTGACCGGCCGGGTCCGGTGTTCCCGCGCACGCCGTGGCCGAGCATCGGGGCGACCTACCTGGCCACCCTCGGAGTGATGGCGGCGTTGCGAGCGCGCGAGCTCACCGGTCGAGGCCAGGTGGTCGAGACGTCGTTGCTGCGGGGCGCGTTGGCGGCGACGTGCCTGAACTGGCAGCGGGTCGAGGATCCCGACGCGCCGTTGTACTGGATGTGGCCGGCCGACGCGCGCTCGATCGAGGGACTCTACGAGTGCGCCGACGGACGATGGGTGCACCACTGGACCGTGCGCCCGAGCTGGGTGCTGTCCTCGGCCGAAGGGGACGACCTCGTGGTCGCCGGCAGCGACGGCTTGTACCGGGATGATCCTGATCGGATCTCGATGGAACCGGACGGCCTGCTCGTCGGGACGTTCCTGCACCCGCAGCTGGCGGAGGCGTTCAAGAAGTTCCCCTCGGCCGACTGGGTCGCGGCCGGCGACGCGGCGCAGATGGGCGTGGCGCTCGTGCGCTCGCCGGCCCAGGCGCTGGCCGACGAGGCGTTCCTTGCCGACGGGTGTGTCGTCGAGGTGGTCGATCCCGAGCTGGGCTCGATCCGCCTTTGCGGCCCGCTGCTCGAGCTCTCCGACGCGCCGGGTGCGGTGCGAGCGCCGGCGCCGCGTCGCGGGCAGCACACGGCCGAGGTGCTGGCCGAAGCCGCCTGGGCGCCCGCGCCGGCTCCAACGGGCGCGGGGGCGACGCTTGCGCATCCGCTGACCGGGGTGCGCGTCATCGACCTCGGTCTCGGTGTCGCCGGCCCGTTCGCAGGGCGGATGCTCGCGGACCTGGGTGCGGACGTGGTCAAGGTGAACGCCAAGCACGACGTCTACTGGTGCGGCACGCACATGGGCCTCGGGACCAATCGGGGCAAACGAAGCATCGCCCTCGACCTGAAGCACGAGTCGGGTCGAGCGATCCTCGAGCGTCTCATCGAGAGCAGCGATGTCGTGACGATGAACTGGCGACCGGGCGCGGCCGCTCGGCTCGGCCTCGACTACGAGACGCTCACGGCCAAGTACCCGAAGCTCGTCTACTGCAGCTCTCGCGGTTACGAGCGCGGGCCCCGGTCGGACCTGCCCGGCACCGACCAGACCGCGGCGGCGCTCACGGGGACCGAGTGGGAGGACGGGGCGTGCGATGCGGGGAACCCTCCGCTGTGGAGCCGGTCGAACATGGGCGACACCGGCAACGCGCTGCTGTCGGCGATCGCCATCACGGCCGCGCTCTACCATCGCGACCGGACCGGGCGCGGGCAGCAGGTGGGCACGTCGATCGTCAACGCCGGGCTGCTCCACACGTCCTACGCCTGGATCCACGCGGACGGCACGCCGTCGGACTGGGGTCACGTGGACGGTGGTCAGCACGGTTTGTCGTGCTGGTACCGGCTCTTCGAGTGCGCGGAGGGAACGTGGATCTTCCTCGCCGCGCTCGACGCCGTCGAACAGGCCACCACCCTGGCCGCGCTGGGCGCGGACGCGGAGGTGCGCGACGATCCCGACGCGCTCACCGCCGCCTTGGAGCACGGGTTTCGGACGCGCTCGGCGGCTGAGTGGTTCGCCTTGCTCGACGCGGCGTCGGTGCCGGTGGAGGTCGTCGATGAGGAGTTCTGCCGGAACGTCTTCGACGATCCTCATGCGCGCGCCGACGAGCTCATCGCCGAGACGTCGTCGGGCGCGGTGGGCCGCTTCGAGGATCCGGGCCTCCTCGTCCGCTTCAGCGAGACGCCGGGTGTGATCCAGCGGGGTCCGAGCATGTGCGGCGAGCACAGCCGGGACCTTTTGGTGGAGCTCGGCTACGCCGACGGGGAGATCGATGCGTTCGTCGAGGGGGGCGCCATCCTGGACGCGCCGGTCGTGAAAGAATGA
- a CDS encoding DUF899 domain-containing protein — MSLPRIATRDEWLAARKGLLAKEKNLTRQRDALNTERRNLPMVEITKDYVFDGPTGQVRLVDMFEGRRQLIVYHFMFDPEWEDGCSSCTAGTDELSAGFLEHLHTRDTSYAMVSRAPLEKLERWKEKRGWDIPWYSSYGTDFNYDFGVTIDQAVAPPEYNYRTKAEFEASGSDFFDAEQPFEMPGRSCFLQSDGRVFHTYAQYARGLESTGGSYYFLDLTALGRQEEWEEPKGRSDEARSATPDFAS; from the coding sequence ATGAGTCTTCCCAGGATCGCCACCCGAGATGAGTGGCTGGCCGCCCGCAAGGGGCTGCTGGCCAAGGAGAAGAACCTGACCAGACAGCGCGACGCACTCAACACCGAGCGACGCAACCTGCCGATGGTCGAGATCACGAAGGACTACGTGTTCGACGGACCCACCGGCCAGGTGCGGCTCGTCGACATGTTCGAGGGGCGCCGGCAGCTGATCGTCTACCACTTCATGTTCGACCCCGAATGGGAGGACGGCTGTTCGAGCTGCACCGCCGGCACCGATGAGCTCTCCGCTGGGTTCCTCGAGCATCTCCACACGCGAGACACGAGCTACGCCATGGTCTCGCGTGCCCCGCTCGAGAAGCTCGAGCGGTGGAAGGAGAAGAGGGGATGGGACATCCCCTGGTACTCGTCGTACGGCACCGACTTCAACTACGACTTCGGCGTCACGATCGACCAGGCCGTCGCTCCCCCTGAGTACAACTACCGGACGAAGGCCGAGTTCGAAGCCTCGGGTTCGGACTTCTTCGACGCCGAGCAGCCCTTCGAGATGCCGGGTCGCAGCTGCTTCCTGCAGTCCGATGGCCGGGTGTTCCACACGTACGCGCAGTACGCACGCGGGCTCGAGTCCACCGGCGGCTCGTACTACTTCCTCGACCTCACCGCCCTCGGCCGCCAGGAGGAGTGGGAGGAGCCCAAGGGCCGTAGCGACGAGGCGCGCTCCGCGACCCCCGACTTCGCCTCGTGA
- a CDS encoding TIGR03086 family protein, producing MSDTADRYRRVARRFTRRAHEVPAGGWERPAPCDGWVARDVVRHMVDWMPSFLASAGGPQLPSGPSVDDDPVGAWTTMSDGIQALLDDPAAAASEIDHPRAGTHTLGDAIGMFFLGDVVVHTWDLARATGLDETLDPDEVSRMLRGMEPLDDVLRASGQYGPKVEVPADADEQTRLIAFTGRRP from the coding sequence ATGAGCGACACAGCTGACCGCTATCGACGGGTGGCAAGGCGCTTCACCCGGCGGGCCCACGAGGTGCCCGCCGGCGGGTGGGAGAGGCCGGCGCCGTGCGACGGATGGGTCGCCCGCGACGTCGTGCGCCACATGGTCGACTGGATGCCATCGTTCCTCGCGTCGGCGGGAGGGCCGCAGCTCCCGAGCGGGCCCTCGGTCGACGACGACCCCGTCGGCGCCTGGACGACCATGAGCGACGGTATCCAGGCGCTGCTCGACGATCCGGCGGCGGCCGCGTCCGAGATCGACCACCCCCGCGCCGGCACCCATACGCTGGGCGACGCCATCGGCATGTTCTTCCTGGGCGACGTCGTGGTCCACACGTGGGACCTCGCGCGCGCGACGGGCCTCGACGAGACCCTCGACCCGGACGAGGTCAGCCGCATGCTCCGCGGCATGGAGCCCCTCGACGACGTGCTCCGCGCCAGCGGTCAGTACGGCCCGAAGGTCGAGGTGCCGGCCGACGCCGACGAGCAGACCCGACTCATCGCCTTCACGGGCCGCCGGCCCTGA
- a CDS encoding beta-lactamase family protein codes for MGRGVTTEGKAGLHAALAAHVGSGAMPGLVALVRCGDDVHVEAIGHKDFGDAEPIGLDAIFRIASITKPMTAATLMLLVEDGMVGLDDIVDGWLPELCDRRVLRSIDAELDDTVPAARPITVEDVLSFRLGYGSIMAPPGTYPIQRAEAALDLKTFSAPWPPPELTPDQWIASLGSLPLLHQPGAQWMYNTGAEVAGVLIERIAGAPLDDVMRERLFEPLDMVDTGFFVPADKRHRFTTQYAPDPETGALGLLDPVEGWWAAAPKMPNGAGWLVSTVDDVAAFAAMMAAGGGELLSAETMRLMITDRTTAVDRAANTVFLGGHSGWGLGMAVPAADGASGVPGGYGWDGGTGTSWRNDPATGLTGILLTQRAMTSPEPPAVFDDFWRHAYAAIAD; via the coding sequence ATGGGACGAGGGGTGACGACCGAGGGGAAGGCGGGGCTGCACGCGGCCCTGGCCGCGCACGTGGGGTCCGGTGCGATGCCCGGGCTCGTCGCGCTGGTGCGGTGCGGCGACGACGTGCACGTGGAGGCCATCGGCCACAAGGACTTCGGCGACGCCGAGCCCATCGGCCTCGATGCCATCTTCCGCATCGCCTCGATCACCAAGCCCATGACCGCCGCCACGCTCATGCTGCTCGTCGAGGACGGGATGGTGGGGCTGGACGACATCGTCGACGGATGGCTCCCGGAGCTGTGCGATCGCCGCGTGCTCCGCTCGATCGACGCCGAGCTCGACGACACCGTGCCCGCGGCCCGGCCGATCACGGTCGAGGACGTGCTCTCGTTCCGCCTCGGCTACGGATCGATCATGGCGCCGCCCGGCACCTACCCGATCCAGCGGGCGGAGGCGGCCCTCGACCTCAAGACCTTCTCGGCGCCGTGGCCGCCGCCGGAGCTGACGCCCGACCAGTGGATCGCCTCCCTCGGCTCGCTCCCGCTCCTTCACCAGCCCGGCGCCCAGTGGATGTACAACACCGGCGCCGAGGTGGCGGGCGTGCTCATCGAGCGGATCGCGGGCGCGCCGCTCGACGACGTGATGCGGGAGCGCCTGTTCGAGCCGCTCGACATGGTCGACACCGGCTTCTTCGTGCCGGCCGACAAGCGTCACCGGTTCACGACCCAGTACGCGCCCGACCCCGAGACCGGTGCGCTCGGGCTGCTCGACCCGGTCGAAGGATGGTGGGCCGCCGCGCCGAAGATGCCCAACGGCGCCGGGTGGCTGGTGTCGACGGTCGACGACGTGGCCGCGTTCGCGGCGATGATGGCGGCCGGCGGCGGCGAGCTGCTGTCGGCGGAGACGATGCGGCTCATGATCACCGACCGGACCACGGCTGTCGACCGGGCCGCCAACACCGTCTTCCTGGGCGGCCACAGCGGCTGGGGCCTCGGGATGGCGGTCCCGGCTGCCGATGGCGCGTCGGGCGTCCCCGGCGGCTACGGCTGGGACGGGGGCACCGGCACGAGCTGGCGGAACGACCCGGCGACGGGGCTCACCGGGATCCTCCTCACCCAGCGGGCGATGACGTCCCCCGAGCCGCCCGCGGTCTTCGACGACTTCTGGCGCCACGCGTACGCCGCCATCGCCGACTGA
- a CDS encoding class I SAM-dependent methyltransferase produces MSAEVHDAALIGGELALVDGLIDRLREGIDVCDVGCGQGHAINLMAKEFPNSRFNGLDFSGGAIAAARKEAAELGLANATFEVKDAATLDGTRQYDFITVFDAVHDQAKPDVVLKGIADALAPDGVFLCVDVAGSSNVDENLEHPMAPMLYSVSTFHCMTVSLALDGAGLGTMWGEQKATEMFREAGFTSVETTRVPEDILNVYYVCRKR; encoded by the coding sequence AGATGAGCGCGGAGGTCCATGACGCCGCGCTCATCGGCGGCGAGCTCGCGCTCGTCGACGGCCTCATCGACCGGCTGCGGGAGGGGATCGACGTGTGCGACGTCGGTTGCGGTCAAGGCCACGCGATCAACCTCATGGCCAAGGAGTTCCCGAACAGCCGCTTCAACGGCCTCGACTTCTCCGGGGGAGCCATCGCCGCGGCGCGAAAGGAGGCGGCCGAGCTGGGTCTGGCCAATGCCACCTTCGAGGTGAAGGACGCGGCGACGCTCGACGGAACAAGGCAGTACGACTTCATCACCGTCTTCGACGCGGTGCACGACCAGGCCAAGCCCGACGTCGTCCTCAAGGGAATCGCCGACGCGCTCGCGCCCGACGGTGTGTTCCTGTGTGTCGATGTCGCCGGCTCGAGCAACGTGGATGAGAACCTCGAGCATCCGATGGCGCCGATGCTCTACTCGGTGTCTACCTTCCACTGCATGACCGTGTCGCTCGCGCTCGACGGCGCCGGTCTCGGCACCATGTGGGGCGAGCAGAAGGCCACCGAGATGTTCCGCGAGGCCGGCTTCACCTCGGTGGAGACCACGCGGGTGCCGGAGGACATCCTCAACGTGTACTACGTCTGTCGTAAGCGCTGA